Within Vibrio campbellii CAIM 519 = NBRC 15631 = ATCC 25920, the genomic segment CTTTGCTGAGCCTGAAATCGAACAGTTCAAACAAAAGTATCTATCGACTGAGTCATGAAGAAGAAAATACTGCATATTATCAATGACCTATCAAAGAACGGTGGCGCACAGAAGTTTCTCGTCGACTTGGTGATGGAACACTCACCGGAGTATGAAATCAAAGTCCTCGTACTTTGCGATGACAACGATTATTTGGCACAGCTCACCTCTCATGGCATCGAGTGCTTTAATTGGCAGGCCCTGACGATTAAAGAGAAATGGTCTTTACTACGCTGGCCAGATCTCGTGCATGGGCACTTGTACCCATCTATCTATCTGGCATTGCTTGCCATTGGTAAAAAGCGCATTCAAACCGAGCACTGTTCATACAACCGCCGTCGTGACTACCCGTTATTTAAATTTATGGAATACCTACTTTATCGTGGGCACGATCTGACGGTTAGCATCAGTGAAAAAGTCCAAGAAGAACTGGTAAAATTCATGCCTCGTTTTGAGCATAAATATCGTGTTGTCCATAATGGCGTCGACCTCGCTCGCTTCCCTCTTGTGGCTAAGTCTGGAAGCCTCTTAAGGGGGAAATCAGCCATCAATATCGGAATGGTCGGGCGACTTCATGAACATAAAGATCATGAGACGCTAATCCACTCGATTGCCCTTCTTCCTACCAATTATCATCTCCACTTAGCTGGAGACGGAGCGAAACGCGGTGAACTCGAATCTCTCACTCAGAGCCTCAATATTGCCGATCGTGTTCATTTCCACGGTGTGGTATCCGATATCCCCGCTTTTTTGTCTGGCATGGACGTGTATGTTCAATCATCCCATGTTGAAGGTTTTGGCCTTGCGGCTGTAGAAGCGATGGCGGCAGGCTTACCTGTGCTGTCCTCAGATGTGCCGGGGTTAGATGAAGTGATGGGCAGCCATGAATATTTGTTCACGGTCGGTGAATCAGAGCAACTAGCAGACAAAATATCTCGACTATGCAATGCCGTTGACCTCTACGATAGCGCCAGTGAATACGCAGTGAATCGTGCCAAGTTATACACCATCGATAAATTCCGAGACGGGTACTATGGACTCTACCAACAGCTCTGCACCAGCAAGTAACCTTGTACCGCTGTTTGCAGCGATTACTCTCGCGCTATTTTTTGTTCCAATAAAGATAGGACTTGGTGGTATTGCTCTCGCACCGTCAGATATCGCAAGCTTACTGTCACTAGGATTTGTCGCCTTGATTATTCTTGAAGGAAAAACCCACAAGCTGTTCCACCCTTGTATTGGTTTCTTGCTGCTGTTTACTAGCTATGTGTTCATCAATGGCATGCTGAATCGTGTTCAGCTCGTACCGTTAGTGACTGAAACCGTCCAGTGGGTAGCAATACTCGGTTTACTCGGCCTGCTGTATGCCTATGGAGCCTTCGACGATGAACGCGTGATGGTTTATCTTACTTATTGTTTGCTGGTGATATGTAGTCTTGTCGCCGCCTGGCACTTTGCGCAAGGGTATCAAAGTGGATTCAAGCTACTCGGCGTGAGCAAATACGCGTTTGGTGTGCTCTGTTCCCTACTCTACCTCTACCGTGATCGCATTCGTGCATTTCCTGTCTTGATGCTATTTGCGTTCGTACTTCTTCTTTTATCCCAAGAAAGAAAGGCATTGCTTGGCTTTTGTTTGTTGGTCTTTATCGATACTTTGTTTCTCAGGCGCCTTATACAACAAACACTCAGCGAAACTTACACATGGACAGTGCTGCTTGTTGGTGGGTTGATCGTATTAGCAACCATCTCTGCGACTCTTTATTTTGGATTTGATCAGTTCGCAGACAAGCTTGAAATCACCCAAGAAGACATCCTGTTTGCTAATCAAAGTGAAGCGCGTTGGGTCTCCAATTTACACCGTAAATTGCTGTTAGCAAATGGTCTCGATATCTTGCTTGAGCATCCAGTTTTGGGTGTTGGCGCTAAGATGTTACCCAACTATATGATCAACTATTTCAATTATGATGAGTTAGCCATCTATACCCATAACTTCATACTCGATACCTCGATCGAATATGGATTACTTGGTATTGCTTTGTTGTTTGGCGGCTACTTTCTATTTATAAAATTTTGCTTCAATACATTGATAGACAATAAAAAAAGCCTCTTACTCTCCATTTATGCACTAATCATGGTGTTTTTCGTCGCGGTGAATACCACCATCATTTTAATACTTTTACTACCCGTCATGATCAGTAAAAAACGGCATCATAGTCGTCAGACAGAACATCAAAAACAAGCTGATCATAACCATCAATCTGAGTTACCGATTCCGCCAATAACTGACAATTAATAACGCTGCGGAATAACGACATTAAAGTTATCAAGGATAGGATAAATGAAATATTCAATCTCTCGACAATTTGAAAAAAACCGAGAACTTCAAGCAGACAATTTTGTTTTGGTGTATCAAATGGGCAAAGTGGGCTCGTCATCTATTGAGCACACTCTTGGCGAAAGAAAGATCCCGAGCTACCACATCCATACCTTTGATGATCATGAAGAGTTCCACATGTATCACAACAAAAAGGACGTGAGCAAATTTTTTGATTTTAAGAGCCGCAACATGTATCGCCTAGTGCTCAATAAGCGTAAGCGCATTCTTCAAAAGCGTGAACATATTAAGATCGTCACACTAGTCCGAGACCCTATCGCGACCGTGTTTTCTCGTTTCTTCCAAGACTTACACCTTCAATTTATTGAAGGGAAGAAAAATGATGCTATTCATCGTGATATGGATGTGACCTACAAACATCTAGAGCACTGCTTCGATAACTATATAAACCTGAATTACTTCGCTAACTGGTTCGATAATGAACTTAAGCGTAACTTTGGCATCGATGTTCTTAGGCAAGAAGTTGATAATACTCAGCCTTTCTATACGTTCAATAACGAACGAGCCAGCGTTATCCTAATTAAATGCGAACAACTTAGTTCACTCGATCAAGAGATTGGTGAGTTTCTTCAGCTTGATGACTTCGTTCTTAAAAACAGTAATGAAGCAAAGAACAAGTGGTATTCCAACATCCATCAGTACTTTAAAGAACACTACGACTTCTCGAAGCTTTTCTACATGTACGACCTGCCCCTCTATCGCCATGTTTACTCAGAACAGGAACGCGAGGCATTTAAAGACAAGTGGAAACAAACAGCAGGGACGAACTCGTGATGAAAAAAGTACTACATATTACTGAAGCCTTCGGTGGAGGCGTTCAAACAGCACTTTACAGCTATGTCCATTCATCACGTTCAGAGCCTTATGAACATTCACTGCTCGCACGCGCGCGACCGAACGACATGACCAATGAATCGAGCAACCATGTTTTTAGCCATGCAAAATGGGCTGAGGGCAATCTGCTGCAATTTATGAAAGACGCCAACGCATTTATCGCTGAGCTCAAACCAGATATTGTTCATTTACACTCAAGTAAAGCGGGCTTTTTAGGTCGCTTTTTAAAGCTCGGTGGAGCACGTTTAGTTTATACGCCTCATTGTTACGCTTTTGAGCGGGAAGACATTTCCGGTTTTGCTAAACAGGTTTACAAAACATTAGAAAAAGTGGCAATCAGCAGGATTGATGTGGTGGCAGGTTGCAGCCAACGCGAGTGTGATTTAGCCATCAGCATCGGCGCTAAACGTGCTGATTTACTAAACAATTACGTGACATATGACAGTGAAGAGCGTCCACAAAGCTCACAACAAACCACGCTAAAACTTGTGGTACTTGGCCGCGTGACGCCACAAAAGGATCCTCAGTTTTTACTGGATACATTGAATCATATTGACCCTTCACAGCTGGCGCGGAAATTTAACATTACTTGGATTGGCGGTGGTGAGGCAGAGCTTGAAAATAAGCTTCGCACACAGGGGATTACGGTAACCGGAATGATTCCTCGCGATGACGTCGTGAATCTACTCAAAGACGCGGATTTGTATCTTCACACAGCCGCCTGGGAAGGCATGCCTCTCACTATTTTGGAAGCCGCAAAGTTACACTTACCTATGGTTATTCGCTCTATCGGTGCCACGAAGGATCTTAACTATCCTTTCTTAGCGGCAACTCCAGAAGAAATGGCCAAACAGATAAGCCATTGTATCAATCACTACCACGACATCGACTTCCATCGATACACAATTGGGCTCAATGATGCATTTAGTGAAGAAAAACAACGTCTAGCACTCAACAGCATTTATAGCTAGAGGGTTCCATGCTTCAATCCATCAACCAAAAAATCCAAAACCTACCAAGTGAAAAGAAGCAATTCTTCTCACTTGGCGCTGCTACAGGGATCGTTAAAGCACTTGCTGCATTCTTCGCTTTTTTGTTGACGCTTGTGGTCTCAAGGTATTCTGATGCAGCGACAGCTGGACAATTCTTTTATCTGTTCAACCTTGCCTCCCTTATCGCGGTTATTGCACAGCTTGGTTTCAATATCTCACTGGTGAAGTTCAATGCCATTGCATTTAAAAACCAAGACAGAACGGAGCAAAGTAACAACTATCGCATCGCCTTAGTTCGTAGCCTCTTGTTTAGCATTGCAGCCTGTGCTCTAATTTATCTCGCATTTATCTCTTTTCCACAACAACTCAATACCACTCAAGTGACCACCTTCTCGCTTGCCGTTTCTCTTGCGGCTATTCCTCTCCTTGTTATCGGTCAAACCAACAGTCGAGTACTACAAGCCAGCAGGAAAGTCATTGCTTCTCTTGTCGCTCTGCAACTCGGTGTTAGCTTTCTGATGGTGGTCTTGATTGTTGCAGCCAAGCAAACATTGCCGATAACGACCGATACTTTGATGGCACTTCTATTAATAGCAGCAGCGCTTATTGCGTTATTGTCGACGCATCAGTGGGTTCGTTCAGGTCAATACCAGCATGGGAAAACTGCGGTAAACCGTGAACTTAGCTATTCAGCGAAACAAGTCTGGATTGGAAGTATCTTCACCAATTTAGTCCAATGGGGAAGCTTAGTGATCGCAGGCTTTTTTATTTCTACCTCTGAGCTTGGGCTTCTTGCTGCTGCACAGCGTACCTCTTTGCTGATCGGTTTTGTCCTCATCACAATTAACTTTGTCGTTGCCCCAATGTTTGCCTCTCTCTATAAAGAAGGAAAAATGGATCGCCTGCGAAACCTCAGCCGCCTTGCCTGCAGAGCCAACATCGCTGCTGCGATTATCCCCGTGATTATTTGCGTACTGTTCCCAGAATTTGTTATGCAGTTATTTGGCAAAGAGTTTATTGCTGCCGCACCACTGCTTATTACTTTGTCATTAGGGCAACTGATTAATGTTGCCACTGGTTCGGTTGGCTTTCTATTGCTGATGAGTGGTCATGAGAAAACAATGAAATACATCACTATTGTCTCCGGTGTCATTTCTATTGCGCTGCTGATAGTGCTCTCTCAGTCACACGGTGTGCTTGGTGCGGCTTGGGCGATCGCAGTTGGCCTAGCTATTCAAAACCTTGCAGCATTGTATTTTGTGAAACGTTACTTAGGCTTCTTTCCCGTGGGGTGAATATGACCAATACCATTGCTCGATACAGCTTTATCTTAGTACTTCT encodes:
- a CDS encoding glycosyltransferase, which codes for MKKKILHIINDLSKNGGAQKFLVDLVMEHSPEYEIKVLVLCDDNDYLAQLTSHGIECFNWQALTIKEKWSLLRWPDLVHGHLYPSIYLALLAIGKKRIQTEHCSYNRRRDYPLFKFMEYLLYRGHDLTVSISEKVQEELVKFMPRFEHKYRVVHNGVDLARFPLVAKSGSLLRGKSAINIGMVGRLHEHKDHETLIHSIALLPTNYHLHLAGDGAKRGELESLTQSLNIADRVHFHGVVSDIPAFLSGMDVYVQSSHVEGFGLAAVEAMAAGLPVLSSDVPGLDEVMGSHEYLFTVGESEQLADKISRLCNAVDLYDSASEYAVNRAKLYTIDKFRDGYYGLYQQLCTSK
- a CDS encoding O-antigen ligase family protein; protein product: MDSTNSSAPASNLVPLFAAITLALFFVPIKIGLGGIALAPSDIASLLSLGFVALIILEGKTHKLFHPCIGFLLLFTSYVFINGMLNRVQLVPLVTETVQWVAILGLLGLLYAYGAFDDERVMVYLTYCLLVICSLVAAWHFAQGYQSGFKLLGVSKYAFGVLCSLLYLYRDRIRAFPVLMLFAFVLLLLSQERKALLGFCLLVFIDTLFLRRLIQQTLSETYTWTVLLVGGLIVLATISATLYFGFDQFADKLEITQEDILFANQSEARWVSNLHRKLLLANGLDILLEHPVLGVGAKMLPNYMINYFNYDELAIYTHNFILDTSIEYGLLGIALLFGGYFLFIKFCFNTLIDNKKSLLLSIYALIMVFFVAVNTTIILILLLPVMISKKRHHSRQTEHQKQADHNHQSELPIPPITDN
- a CDS encoding putative capsular polysaccharide synthesis family protein: MKYSISRQFEKNRELQADNFVLVYQMGKVGSSSIEHTLGERKIPSYHIHTFDDHEEFHMYHNKKDVSKFFDFKSRNMYRLVLNKRKRILQKREHIKIVTLVRDPIATVFSRFFQDLHLQFIEGKKNDAIHRDMDVTYKHLEHCFDNYINLNYFANWFDNELKRNFGIDVLRQEVDNTQPFYTFNNERASVILIKCEQLSSLDQEIGEFLQLDDFVLKNSNEAKNKWYSNIHQYFKEHYDFSKLFYMYDLPLYRHVYSEQEREAFKDKWKQTAGTNS
- a CDS encoding glycosyltransferase: MKKVLHITEAFGGGVQTALYSYVHSSRSEPYEHSLLARARPNDMTNESSNHVFSHAKWAEGNLLQFMKDANAFIAELKPDIVHLHSSKAGFLGRFLKLGGARLVYTPHCYAFEREDISGFAKQVYKTLEKVAISRIDVVAGCSQRECDLAISIGAKRADLLNNYVTYDSEERPQSSQQTTLKLVVLGRVTPQKDPQFLLDTLNHIDPSQLARKFNITWIGGGEAELENKLRTQGITVTGMIPRDDVVNLLKDADLYLHTAAWEGMPLTILEAAKLHLPMVIRSIGATKDLNYPFLAATPEEMAKQISHCINHYHDIDFHRYTIGLNDAFSEEKQRLALNSIYS
- a CDS encoding lipopolysaccharide biosynthesis protein, with product MLQSINQKIQNLPSEKKQFFSLGAATGIVKALAAFFAFLLTLVVSRYSDAATAGQFFYLFNLASLIAVIAQLGFNISLVKFNAIAFKNQDRTEQSNNYRIALVRSLLFSIAACALIYLAFISFPQQLNTTQVTTFSLAVSLAAIPLLVIGQTNSRVLQASRKVIASLVALQLGVSFLMVVLIVAAKQTLPITTDTLMALLLIAAALIALLSTHQWVRSGQYQHGKTAVNRELSYSAKQVWIGSIFTNLVQWGSLVIAGFFISTSELGLLAAAQRTSLLIGFVLITINFVVAPMFASLYKEGKMDRLRNLSRLACRANIAAAIIPVIICVLFPEFVMQLFGKEFIAAAPLLITLSLGQLINVATGSVGFLLLMSGHEKTMKYITIVSGVISIALLIVLSQSHGVLGAAWAIAVGLAIQNLAALYFVKRYLGFFPVG